A DNA window from Doryrhamphus excisus isolate RoL2022-K1 chromosome 2, RoL_Dexc_1.0, whole genome shotgun sequence contains the following coding sequences:
- the abl1 gene encoding tyrosine-protein kinase ABL1 isoform X4: protein MGQQPGKFVGDQRRPSLPAFIKGVKRDSTRHGSQPCNVFAVHEALQRPDFEGQGLSEAARWNSKENLLSGPSENDPNLFVALYDFVASGDNTLSITKGEKLRVLGYNHNGEWCEAQTKNGQGWVPSNYITPVNSLEKHSWYHGPVSRNAAEYLLSSGINGSFLVRESESSPGQRSISLRYEGRVYHYRINTASDGKLYVSSESRFNTLAELVHHHSTVADGLITTLHYPAPKRNKPTIYGVSPNYDKWEMERTDITMKHKLGGGQYGEVYEGVWKKYNLTVAVKTLKEDTMEVEEFLKEAAVMKEIKHPNLVQLLGVCTREPPFYIITEFMTHGNLLDYLRECNREEVNAVVLLYMATQISSAMEYLEKKNFIHRDLAARNCLVGENHLVKVADFGLSRLMTGDTYTAHAGAKFPIKWTAPESLAYNKFSIKSDVWAFGVLLWEIATYGMSPYPGIDLSQVYELLEKDYRMDRPEGCPEKVYELMRACWRWNPLERPSFAETHQAFETMFQESSISDGSGASHQDQNHQVPPSSMQKHGQPGWR from the exons aaGCTCTCCAGAGACCGGACTTTGAGGGTCAGGGCCTGAGTGAAGCGGCTCGCTGGAATTCCAAAGAGAACCTGCTGTCTGGACCCAGTGAGAATGACCCCAACCTGTTTGTGGCTCTCTACGACTTTGTGGCCAGTGGCGACAACACACTCAGCATTACTAAAG GCGAGAAGCTGCGCGTGCTGGGCTACAACCACAATGGTGAGTGGTGCGAGGCACAGACCAAGAATGGCCAGGGCTGGGTGCCGTCAAACTACATCACCCCCGTCAACAGCCTGGAGAAGCACAGCTGGTACCACGGGCCTGTGTCGCGCAACGCAGCGGAGTACCTGCTTAGCTCGGGCATCAACGGGAGCTTCCTGGTGCGCGAGAGTGAGAGCAGCCCCGGCCAGAGGTCCATTTCCCTACGATACGAGGGCAGAGTCTACCACTACAGGATCAACACCGCTTCGGACGGCAAG CTGTACGTCTCCTCTGAGAGCCGATTCAACACGCTGGCCGAGCTGGTGCACCACCACTCCACTGTGGCCGACGGCCTCATCACCACGCTGCACTACCCGGCGCCCAAGCGCAACAAGCCCACCATCTATGGCGTGTCGCCCAACTACGACAAATGGGAGATGGAGCGCACCGACATCACCATGAAGCACAAGCTAGGCGGGGGCCAGTACGGCGAGGTGTACGAGGGCGTGTGGAAGAAGTACAACCTCACTGTGGCTGTCAAGACGCTGAAG GAGGATACAATGGAGGTAGAGGAGTTCCTCAAGGAGGCTGCTGTCATGAAAGAGATCAAACATCCCAACCTGGTCCAACTCTTAGGCGTGTGCACGCGAGAGCCTCCGTTCTACATCATCACAGAGTTCATGACGCACGGCAACCTGCTGGACTACCTGAGGGAGTGCAACAGAGAGGAGGTCAATGCCGTGGTGCTCCTCTACATGGCAACACAGATCTCCTCCGCCatggaatacctggagaaaaaaaactttatacaCAG GGACCTAGCCGCCCGCAACTGCCTGGTCGGGGAGAACCACCTGGTGAAGGTAGCCGACTTTGGCCTGAGCAGGCTGATGACGGGGGACACCTACACGGCCCACGCTGGGGCCAAGTTCCCCATCAAGTGGACAGCTCCAGAGAGTCTGGCCTACAACAAGTTCTCCATCAAGTCCGACGTGTGGG CGTTCGGTGTGTTGCTATGGGAGATCGCCACCTATGGGATGTCGCCGTATCCTGGCATCGACTTGTCCCAAGTATACGAGCTGCTGGAGAAGGACTACCGCATGGACCGACCCGAAGGATGCCCCGAGAAGGTCTACGAGCTCATGAGGGCTT GTTGGCGGTGGAACCCGCTAGAGCGTCCGTCTTTTGCCGAAACCCACCAAGCCTTTGAGACCATGTTCCAGGAGTCCAGCATCTCTGATG GCTCCGGAGCTTCCCACCAAGACCAGAACCACCAAGTCCCTCCGTCTTCGATGCAAAAACACGGACAACCGGGATGGAGATAG